TATTATATCATTTACCAGAGAGTATAAACACTATATATAGATATATAGGGATAGGATACATAGGTAACAGTTTCATCTCTTCCTAATATGATGGGTAGTGTTATTATTCCTTCTCCCCTCAAGGGCGAGGGGATGTCCATACGGCATCTTGATTTTTACAGGCATACATTATAAAATAACAATTACAGAAGGAGGATAGTTAATATATGAAGGTAATAGAATTGAGAGAAGGAAATGTGTTTGAGTATGAAGGGGATATATATATAACCCTTATTGCAGAACATACACATCAACAACAGCGCAGAGGACTTGTCCGTCTTAAGGCAAAAAGCATAAGGACGGGTAGAATTCTGCAGGATACTTTCAGGTCTGATATTGAGGTAACTCCTGTATATATGGATGAAAAACCGCTTGTATATCTATACAGGGATTCAGATGGATACCACTTTATGGATAATAGCACCTATGAGCAGTTTGTTATATCCGAAGA
This DNA window, taken from bacterium, encodes the following:
- the efp gene encoding elongation factor P, which encodes MKVIELREGNVFEYEGDIYITLIAEHTHQQQRRGLVRLKAKSIRTGRILQDTFRSDIEVTPVYMDEKPLVYLYRDSDGYHFMDNSTYEQFVISEEILEEEKGYLKENLEVTGLFYEGKILDIKIPITVDLKVIEAEPGHKGDTVQGGKKKVKVETGITIQTPLFIEAGDTIRVDTRTGEYITRV